The segment ACAGATGAAGAAATCTTAGAACAATTCTATTTCAATTATCAGGTAATCTACGCTTTAGGTATCAAAAATATTGGCGAAATATACTTTGCTGAACGCACCCTGTATGAATTTAGAGAACGCCTCGTCAACTACGTTAAGGAACACCCCGATGAAGAAGAAATCATGTTTAAGCAGTTTGAAATCTTAACTCGGCATTTCATCGATAAAGCCAATATTAAAACAGACGAACAAAGAATGGACTCAACCTATGTTACCCCTAATATTAAAAGAGCTGGAAGGTTATCCCTTGCTTATGATTTTTTAGAAAAAGCCGTGAAAGCAATACCTCAAAAACATTTAAGCAACTCACTAAAAGAAGTACTGGAGCCTTCCTTCAAGACCAAACTGCTGTTTAAAACCAAGGCCAGTAAGATAAATGCCAAGCTTGAGACAGTACTCATACTTTGTACAGAAATTTATGACCTCGCTAAAGCAAAACAACTAACTTCAAAAGAGGAAATCAAACTGTTAGCTCGTTTTCTCAATGAACAAGCACATTATGATACAGAAAAGAAAGTCTGGGTGCCCGAAGATAATAAAGAAATTTCTTCCGCATCCATGCAGTCTGCCCATGATACGGACGCTACCTTTAGAAATAAAAACGGTAAGACGAACCAAGGCTATGTTGTTAATCTAGCTGAAACATGTTCGAAAGATAATCCGGTGCAGCTAATTACAGATTACGATCTGGATGTCAATATAAAAAGCGATACAGAACTGGCACGAAAACGTGTAGATACTATCAAGAAAAATACTGATGTTACTGACCTCTACGTAGATGGCGGCTATTACGGCGAAGAAACAATTAACAAAGCTGATGAAGCAGAAGTCAAACTGCATTTTACAGACATGACCGGCAGGAAAAGTACCAGTAACAAATTACCTCTGACAAACTTCAACTTCAATGAAGAACATGAGGTGGAAAAATGTCCTGCAGGTAAAATACCACTTCGAAGCGACTATAGTAAGAAATCTAAAAGTACAACGACCCATTTTGAGAAGTCAGAATGCCTTTATTGCCCCATAAGAGAGCATTGTCCCGTAAAGCCGCAGAAAAAATCAATGGTACTGAGAGCCAGTAAAAAAGCAATACTAGCAGCCAACACCCGCCAAGAAATTTCAAAAAAGGAAATACGACGTGAAAACACCAGTAAAAGGGCTGCCATAGAGGGTACCAACTCTGCAATTAAAAGGGGCCAAGGTGCTAACAAACTTAGAGTAAGAGGCCTGATCAAATGTCAGTTACAAATTGGCCTCAAGGTAATTGGTCATAACTTCAAACAATTTTCCCGAGCAATGAATAAGCCTAAACCAAAAGGCAGGGAAGTGGTGTGTCCAATGTAGAGCAAAACACAGTGAAAACAAGGATTTATTGATGTATATGTACATCATATACCTGAAAAAATCCGGCTTTGAGGTAACTAAACAAAAAATGAGCTTATTTTAAATTCTCCCAAGGGGTTAATAGGGGGTAATCACTCCCTTTCAGCAGGGGAATCAATTTTGTATTCAAATTGGAGCAATCAATGGGACCAAACATGAAATGGCTAGAAGTGGGTCCAGTCAAAGTGAATTTACCACTTTTGCTTTATATGATAAGAATTTAATGAATCCCAAAATCCATCAGCTAATGTTTCACATCCCTAACTATCTAAACAACCCTGTCCTCTGGGTTGTGAACTTTGTACTTACGTTAAATTTAACTGTGGGGTAAACCTTGTGCCAATCATTTTTATCCCATTTATAGGGGTAATTCAATCTGAACTCTTGTCCAAAACCTACCGCATCAGCATTTAAGGCCTGTAGTTTGACCAATAATTCCTCAAATTTCCTTTTGGTGTACTGTTCAGCCAGCTTTTCAAAATGTTTTTGGTTAGCTATACTGACTTCCTTCTGCCGGGGATTAATATCCGCAACCTTTGCTAAAATATCTGTCTTTACATCAAAAATTAGTACATTGTTAACAAAACGTGGTTCAATTTTAGTCTTAGAACTGACATTGGAAAATGAAATATATTTATCATCTTGAGGCACTGTTAGATTTCCTGAGGCGGTGTCTTTTAATAAGGCCAGCATCCTAGTCTCATCTAATGTAAGTTCTCCCACCATTTGACCCTGCGAAAAAAGAGCGACTCCGGCAATTCTATATTGGCCTTGGGAAGGTTCAATTAGCGGAATTACAAGGTCGCTGGTTCCATTGTCCAAAATTTTATAGACTTCCCAAAGGCTAATGGGTAATGCAAGATTGCTTTTAGATTTTGACCGAAAAAAGGTCATAATATATTCACCGGGAATAAAATTGTTTTTGATTTTTCGATCAAGTACTCCTTTTGGGTCTGATTTAGTAATCATGACATTCGCATCCGGAGGAACTGTAAACCTACGGCCAATAAAATCTAAT is part of the Metallumcola ferriviriculae genome and harbors:
- a CDS encoding transposase — protein: MFRKNDGHLQEELFSHYQTMNPKIAKMLKDTWAPIFYEHVFCKIDEEVFAPLYCFDNGRPNFPVNILLSLELIKNMFDYTDEEILEQFYFNYQVIYALGIKNIGEIYFAERTLYEFRERLVNYVKEHPDEEEIMFKQFEILTRHFIDKANIKTDEQRMDSTYVTPNIKRAGRLSLAYDFLEKAVKAIPQKHLSNSLKEVLEPSFKTKLLFKTKASKINAKLETVLILCTEIYDLAKAKQLTSKEEIKLLARFLNEQAHYDTEKKVWVPEDNKEISSASMQSAHDTDATFRNKNGKTNQGYVVNLAETCSKDNPVQLITDYDLDVNIKSDTELARKRVDTIKKNTDVTDLYVDGGYYGEETINKADEAEVKLHFTDMTGRKSTSNKLPLTNFNFNEEHEVEKCPAGKIPLRSDYSKKSKSTTTHFEKSECLYCPIREHCPVKPQKKSMVLRASKKAILAANTRQEISKKEIRRENTSKRAAIEGTNSAIKRGQGANKLRVRGLIKCQLQIGLKVIGHNFKQFSRAMNKPKPKGREVVCPM
- a CDS encoding Ger(x)C family spore germination protein encodes the protein MRRMLFVSLLLFGMLFLSGCWDVEEINRRGTVNAVFFDKGDQHAFRIGVAIHVPGSLMPSVVGTSQEFEKRHYAFSAEGNSLMDAWNELQSNIMRNLFLGQTHAIMLSDEAAEDNINNLLDFIGRRFTVPPDANVMITKSDPKGVLDRKIKNNFIPGEYIMTFFRSKSKSNLALPISLWEVYKILDNGTSDLVIPLIEPSQGQYRIAGVALFSQGQMVGELTLDETRMLALLKDTASGNLTVPQDDKYISFSNVSSKTKIEPRFVNNVLIFDVKTDILAKVADINPRQKEVSIANQKHFEKLAEQYTKRKFEELLVKLQALNADAVGFGQEFRLNYPYKWDKNDWHKVYPTVKFNVSTKFTTQRTGLFR